In Catharus ustulatus isolate bCatUst1 chromosome 29, bCatUst1.pri.v2, whole genome shotgun sequence, the following are encoded in one genomic region:
- the TMEM161A gene encoding LOW QUALITY PROTEIN: transmembrane protein 161A (The sequence of the model RefSeq protein was modified relative to this genomic sequence to represent the inferred CDS: deleted 2 bases in 2 codons): MGVQVVVTLLAASLMHKLAPHCSFARWLLCNGSLYRYKHPTDEELCALAGKQRPKNKRDRRMNGVSEDKPLWVPRDIELRLDTAPITALDTLVLRYFLEYQWFVDFAVYASAVYVFSEGYFCLVSPARETNLGVLWCLLSVVFCVKVFSTVMRHYFRSQEGGERSVCLSFAFFFLLLAMGALVLREELLEFGLEPGLAAVTANLEPILKPRGWEWTLPLARLAFKLGLVALSSFLGACLTFPGLRLAQTHLDALRMAQDRPLTQLLLHVGFVAPLLVVLLWVRPLARDFLLQAPLGKHRVQLLSDSSFDTFRLWAVVALSLLRLLGTRPHLQAYLALAERWVQRMRRGAGRVPALEIQQQITRIYCYVSVVSLQYLGPVILTLHSALLLKTLGHHSWGLYPEPPPVSPAAAVSPVSPAGGPGGDAQAAAQEISALLGCIFTPLLFRGFFSFLTWWVATCQLVTSLFGLYFHQYLAAS; encoded by the exons ATGGGCGTGCAGGTCGTGGTCACCCTGCTGGCCGCCAGCCTGATGCACAAGCTGGCCCCTCACTGCTCCTTCGCCCGCTGGCTGCTCTGCAACGGCAG cctgtaCAGGTACAAGCACCCCACGGACGAGGAGCTGTGCGCCCTGGCCGGCAAGCAGCGCCCCAAGAACAAGAGGGACAG GAGGATGAACGGGGTGAGCGAGGACAAACCCCTGTGGGTGCCCCGC GACATCGAGCTGCGCTTGGACACCGCCCCCATCACCGCGCTG GACACGCTGG TGCTCAGGTATTTCCTGGAGTACCAGTGGTTCGTGGATTTTGCCGTCTACGCCAGCGCCGTGTACGTTTTCAGCGAGGGTTATTTCTGCCTGGTCAGCCCCGCCAGGGAAACGAACCTGGGAGTGCTCTGGTGCCTGCTCAGCGTCGTGTTCTGCGT CAAGGTGTTCTCCACGGTGATGCGGCACTATTTCCGCTCGCAGGAGGGCGGGGAGCGCTCCGTGTGCCTCAGCTTcgccttcttcttcctcctgctggccatgggcGCCCTGGTGCTGCGGGAGGAGCTCCTGGAGTTCGGCCTGGAGCCCG GGCTGGCCGCAGTGACCGCTAACCTGGAGCCCATCCTGAAGCCGCGGGGCTGGGAGTGGAC gctgccgCTGGCCAGGCTGGCCTTCAAGCTGGGGCTGGTGGCCCTGAGCTCCTTCCTGGGAGCGTGCCTGACCTTCCCGGGGCTGCGgctggcacagacacacctggacGCGCTCAGGATGGCACAGGACAGACCCCTGACACA GCTCCTGCTGCACGTGGGGTTCGTGGCCCCcctgctggtggtgctgctctgggtcCGGCCCCTGGCCCGCGATTTCCTGCTGCAGGCCCCGCTGGGCAAGCACAGGGTGCAGCT cctgtcgGACTCCTCGTTTGACACGTTCCGGCTGTGGGCGGTGGTGGCGCTGTCGCTGCTGCGGCTCCTGGGCACGCGGCCGCACCTGCAGGCGTACCTGGCGCTGGCCGAGCGCTGGGTGCAGCGGATGCGCCGCGGGGCCGGGAGGGTCCCAGCGCTGGAGATCCAGCAGCAG ATCACCAGGATTTACTGCTACGTGTCTGTGGTGAGCCTGCAGTACCTGGGGCCCGTGATCCTCACCCTGCACAGCGCCCTGCTGCTCAAAACGCTGG GTCACCACTCGTGGGGGCTGTACCCCGAgcccccccccgtgtccccagcagccgcggtgtccccggtgtcccccgcGGGTGGCCCCGGTGGGGACGCGCAGGCGGCGGCGCAGGAGATCTCGGCGCTGCTGGGCTGCATCTTCACCCCCCTCCTGTTCCGAGgcttcttctccttcctcaccTGGTGGGTGGCCACCTGCCAGCTGGTCACCAGCCTCTTCGGCCTCTACTTCCACCAGTACCTGGCGGCCTCctga